One segment of Sylvia atricapilla isolate bSylAtr1 chromosome 8, bSylAtr1.pri, whole genome shotgun sequence DNA contains the following:
- the PPA1 gene encoding inorganic pyrophosphatase, with protein MSGYGVEERAGPHSPEYRLFFKDAAGRYISPFHDIPLYADAGKNVFNMVVEVPRWTNAKMEISTKEPLNPIKQDVKKGKLRFVANVFPHKGYIWNYGAIPQTWEDPGHKDENTGCCGDNDPIDVCEIGSKVCSRGEVIKVKVLGTLALIDEGETDWKVIAINVEDPEADSYNDIEDVRRMKPGYLEATVDWFRRYKVPDGKPENQFAFNGDFKGKDFALDVIKGTHEHWKALITKKTDGGGINCTNLTVSDSPFCCSQDCAKATVEAAPPCKAASPIPPEVDKWFYYQKN; from the exons ATGTCGGGGTACGGCGTGGAGGAGCGCGCCGGGCCGCACAGCCCCGAGTACCGGCTCTTCTTCA AGGATGCCGCCGGGCGCTACATCTCGCCGTTCCACGACATCCCCCTCTACGCGGACGCCGGGAAG aATGTCTTCAACATGGTCGTGGAGGTACCTCGATGGACAAATGCTAAAATGGAG ATTTCCACAAAGGAACCCTTAAACCCAATTAAGCAAGATGTGAAGAAAGGGAAACTGCGCTTCGTAGCAAACGTATTTCCCCACAAGGGCTACATCTGGAATTACGGTGCCATCCCACAG acttGGGAAGACCCAGGTCACAAGGATGAAAATACTGGTTGCTGTGGAGATAACGATCCAATTGATGTGTGTGAAATTGGAAGCAAG GTCTGCTCTCGGGGAGAAGTCATCAAAGTGAAGGTGCTGGGCACGCTGGCTCTGATTGATGAGGGAGAGACAGACTGGAAGGTAATTGCTATCAACGTTGAAGACCCAGAAGCAGACAGCTACAATG ACATCGAGGATGTCAGAAGGATGAAGCCTGGATACTTAGAAGCTACTGTGGACTGGTTCAGAAGATACAAAGTACCTGATGGAAAGCCAGAAAACCAGTTTGCTTTTAATGGAGACTTTAAAGGCAAG GATTTTGCCCTGGATGTCATCAAAGGCACCCACGAACACTGGAAAGCTTTAATAACGAAGAAAACCGACGGAGGGGGGATCAACTG CACCAACCTGACGGTGTCTGACAGCCCTTTCTGCTGTAGTCAAGACTGTGCAAAAGCTACTGTGGAAGCA GCACCACCGTGTAAAGctgccagccccatcccacctgaaG TTGATAAATGGTTCTACTACCAGAAAAACTAA
- the NPFFR1 gene encoding neuropeptide FF receptor 1: MFILAYTFIFLMCVIGNVLVCFVVVKNRQMRTVTNMFLLNLAISDLLVGIFCMPTTLVDNLITGWPFDNTMCKMSGLVQGMSVSASVFTLVAIAVERFRCIVHPFRQKLTLRKALLTITIIWVLALLIMCPAAVTLTVTREEHHFMVDTYNNSYPLYSCWEAWPETGMRRIYTTVLFSHIYVAPLTLIVIMYARIAFKLFKSVAPAHSGEEPEGRRISRRKAKVINMLIIVALFFTISWLPLWTLMLLTDYGRLSEGQLHLLTVYIYPFAHWLAFFNSSANPIIYGYFNENFRRGFQEVFRAPLCSLHCQRRPYTPWSHGQGTLLGTRNRVFTQAPTTDSPAVSKSGPLAPRHAGVPAWDS; the protein is encoded by the exons ATGTTCATCCTGGCCTACACCTTCATCTTCCTCATGTGCGTGATTGGCAATGTGCTGGTGTGCTTCGTCGTGGTGAAGAACCGCCAGATGCGCACGGTCACCAACATGTTCCTCCTCAACCTGGCCATCAGCGACCTGCTGGTGGGCATCTTCTGCATGCCCACCACCCTGGTGGACAACCTCATCACag GTTGGCCCTTTGACAACACCATGTGCAAAATGAGCGGCCTGGTGCAGGGCATGTCCGTCTCCGCTTCTGTCTTCACGCTGGTCGCCATTGCTGTGGAGAG GTTTCGCTGCATCGTCCACCCGTTCCGGCAGAAGCTGACACTGAGGAAAGCCCTGctgaccatcaccatcatctgggtgctggctctgctcatCATGTGCCCCGCTGCTGTCACCCTGACTGTCACCAGGGAGGAGCACCACTTCATGGTGGACACCTACAACAACTCCTACCCTCTCTACTCCTGTTGGGAGGCTTGGCCTGAGACAGGGATGAGGAGGATCTACACCACCGTCCTCTTCTCCCACATCTATGTGGCTCCCCTCACCCTCATTGTCATCATGTATGCACGCATTGCCTTCAAGCTCTTCAAGTCGGTGGCACCTGCCCACAGCGGAGAGGAGCCGGAGGGGAGGAGGATCTCCCGGAGGAAGGCCAAGGTCATCAACATGCTCATCATTGTGGCCCTCTTCTTCACCATCTCCTGGCTGCCCCTCTGGACGCTGATGCTGCTGACGGACTACGGGCGGCTGAGTGAGGGCCAGCTCCACCTGCTCACCGTCTACATCTACCCCTTTGCCCACTGGCTGGCCTTCTTCAACAGCAGCGCCAACCCCATCATCTATGGCTACTTCAACGAGAACTTCCGGAGGGGCTTCCAGGAGGTCTTCAGGGCCCCCCTCTGCTCGCTCCACTGCCAGCGCAGGCCCTACACCCCCTGGAGCCACGGCCAAGGGACCCTCTTGGGCACCCGCAACCGTGTCTTCACCCAGGCACCAACCACTGACTCCCCAGCCGTGTCCAAGTCAGGGCCGCTGGCCCCGCGCCACGCTGGTGTCCCCGCATGGGACAGCTGA
- the LRRC20 gene encoding leucine-rich repeat-containing protein 20: protein MGEAVARVARKVNDTVENKKDSLDLANCKLMTFPIGIYKAMRSVTEGIHRISLANNELKSITSRFVTTFSQLTELNLAGNYLHRLPEEITSLLHLRSIDLSRNRFRRFPEPLATVPALETIDLQENEIAEVPTEKLASMALLRSLNLRANPVGPEVRLLVRPLVPFDLLLSPEEPIPKA from the exons ATGGGCGAGGCGGTCGCCCGCGTGGCCAGGAAGGTGAACGACACGGTGGAGAACAAAAAGGATTCCCTGG ATCTGGCCAACTGCAAGCTGATGACCTTCCCCATTGGGATCTACAAAGCCATGAGGAGTGTCACTGAGGGGATCCATCGCATCTCCCTGGCCAACAACGAGCTCAAGTCCATCACCAGCCGATTCGTCACCACCTTCAGCCAGCTGACAG AGCTCAACCTGGCGGGCAATTACCTGCACCGCCTGCCCGAGGaaatcacctccctgctgcatctCCGATCCATCGACCTCTCCCGCAACAGGTTCCGGCGTTTCCCGGAGCCCCTGGCCACCGTCCCTGCCCTGGAGACCATCGACCTGCAGGAGAACGAGATCGCAG AGGTGCCGACGGAGAAATTGGCCTCCATGGCATTGCTGCGGAGCCTCAACCTGCGGGCCAACCCCGTGGGCCCCGAGGTGCGGCTGCTGGTGCGGCCCCTCGTGCCCTTCGacctgctgctgtctccagaGGAGCCCATCCCTAAAGCCTGA
- the EIF4EBP2 gene encoding eukaryotic translation initiation factor 4E-binding protein 2 gives MSSAGGRQPSQSRAIPTRTVTLSDAAQLPADYCTTPGGTLFSTTPGGTRIIYDRKFLLDRRNSPMAKTPPCHLPNIPGVTSPGEAGEEPKADTNNLNHQESKPSMGDDAQFEMDI, from the exons ATGTCGTCCGCAGGCGGCCGCCAGCCCAGCCAGAGCCGGGCCATCCCCACCCGCACCGTCACCCTCAGCGACGCCGCGCAGCTCCCCGCCGACTACTGCACCACCCCCGGCGGGACGCTCTTCTCCACCACGCCGGGAG GCACCCGGATCATCTACGACCGCAAGTTCCTGCTGGACCGCCGCAACTCCCCCATGGCCAAGACCCCGCCTTGTCACCTCCCCAATATTCCCGGCGTCACCAGCCCCGGCGAGGCCGGCGAGGAGCCCAAAGCGGACACCAACAACTTGAACCACCAGGAGAGCAAGCCATCCATGG GGGACGATGCTCAGTTCGAGATGGATATCTGA